Proteins encoded together in one Triticum dicoccoides isolate Atlit2015 ecotype Zavitan chromosome 7B, WEW_v2.0, whole genome shotgun sequence window:
- the LOC119336027 gene encoding uncharacterized protein LOC119336027 yields MGTAAAGWLIGKVLNMLSDDLVAAYVDSKQLGLNSEKIKGDLMRTRGLLQAAQARGMGDNDGLRELLQALNAKSHEAEDALDELHYFVVQDQLDGTRYAVPDLGDGLSGLLQHGCHAVRHTIALAAA; encoded by the exons ATGGGGACGGCGGCAGCAGGCTGGCTCATCGGCAAGGTGCTGAATATGCTGTCCGATGACTTGGTGGCCGCATACGTGGACAGCAAACAGCTCGGGCTCAACTCCGAGAAGATCAAAGGTGATCTCATGCGTACACGTGGACTTTTGCAAGCCGCCCAGGCGAGGGGCATGGGCGACAATGATGGTCTGCGTGAGCTGCTGCAGGCGCTCAACGCCAAATCCCATGAAGCTGAGGACGCACTGGATGAGCTCCACTACTTCGTCGTCCAGGACCAGCTTGACGGCACCCGGTACGCGGTGCCAGATCTTGGTGATGGCCTATCCGGTCTTCTTCAACATGGTTGTCATGCCGTTCGCCACACCATTG ctctggcggccgcttag